The Streptomyces sp. NBC_00569 genomic sequence GCGGCGAGTTCGGTCATCGACGTCGAGAACGTGCACGCCGCCGAGCCGATGATGAAGATGCTGATCGCGCCCAGGAAGTAGGGCTTACGGCCGTGCAGGTCGGACAGCTTGCCGTAGAGCGGCGTCGCGATCGTCGAGGTGATCAGGTACGCCGTCGTCGCCCACGCCTGCTGGCTGAGGCCGTGCAGGTCGTCCGCGATGGTGCGGATCGAGGTGGAGACGATGGTCTGGTCGAGCGCGGCCAGGAACATGCCCAGCATCAGACCGCTCAGAATGGTCAGGATCTGACGGTGGCTCAGGCCACCGCCGGAGGAGGCGGGCATCGCCTCCGTGTGCTTAGCGGTGTCTCGGCTCGGTGCCGACACGGCCTCACTCATGCTTGCTTGCTCCCTGCTGCGCCCCGGCTTCGGACTGAGTCCCGTCGCCGTGGCGTTCATGTTGATGCGCTACCAGGTCGTCGTTGAGGCGTGTCATCAGCCGGATCAGCTGATACCGGTCCTCTGGGGGCCAGGGGTCGAGGAGCTCCGCCAGCTGCGCGTCGCGCTGCTGGCGGTACTTCTCGTACACCGCCCTGCCGGACTCGGTCGCGTACAGCAGCGTGCCGCGCCGGTCCTCCGGGTCGGGCCGCCGCTCGATCAGGCCGCGCTCCACCATGGAGCGGACCTGACGGCTGACCGTCGACAGGTCGAGGAAGGTCTCGGCGGCCAGATCGGTGGCCCGCTGCTCCCCGTCCCGCAGGAGCCGGGCCAGCAGGACGCGCTCACCCGCGCCCTGCTCCAGCTTGGCCTGGCTCCTGCGTGCCGCGACCAGCCGGGTGAAGCGCACGATCTGGTTCCCCAGTCCCGCCCCGGCCTCCTCGGCACTCGCGACACCCGTGTCCCCGGTTGTCATGTACTCCCCCGCTGTGCGGTCATGGACCGTCCCCTCGCCCACTGCCCGCCCCTCTTCCGTTCACATTTTATTGCTTGTAGCTACCAAGTGAGTGTAGAGGGCCCGCAACGACGTCCGGTACAGGGCCCCGGATGCACGACCCGGCGCATGCGGCAGCCCCATGCGCCGGGAGCGAAGGGGCCGACGCGAGAAGCCCTCCGCTTGAGGCGATCGTGCTCTGATGCCGACCGTGCTCGCACCGGCCTCCCCCGGCCTGGCGCCCGCGCTCATCGCCCAGGTCGCGCGTGTGACAGAAGCCCCTCCCGACATGTATCGAAGATCAGCATCAGGTGCAGGATGCAGTCCGCGGAGCTCAAGGAGATCCGGGCGTTCGCCCCTGAGCGTCAGGGACACTGGTCGTTCAGCTCGCAGCAGGCGACGCCACCCGTGCAGACACGACCGGTCACAGCAGCCCTGAGATGCGTTTCCCGCCTGGGCTGAAGCCAGGGATACCCACGCGAGAGAAGGGATGGGCTGGCGGTTCTGATTGGGTGGGTGCCTCCCGCGCCACACGAGAGAGTTGCCCGACATGACATTGCCTAGCGAGCTGACCGAGGTCCTGGGCGGCCCGGCCCTCTGTTTCCTGACGACGCTCATGCCGGACGGTTCGCCGCAGATCACCCAGACCTGGGTCGACTCTGATGGTGACCATGTGGTCATCAACACGGTGACCACTCATCAGAAGATGAAGAACATCCACCGTGATCCGCGCGTCGCCGTTGCCATCGCAGATCCGGCGGAGCCCTCCCGCTACTGGGCAATCCGGGGCCGCGTCATTTCGTCCACGACCGAGGGCGCGGAGGCGCACATCGACAAAGTGGCGCACAAGTACCTCGGCGGACCCTATCCGTGGTTCGGTGGGCGCGACCAGGAGCGCGTCATGCTGACCATCAGCGCCGACAAGGTGCACTCGCCACGCGGTTGAGCGATGGACGGTGCGCCTGCCGGCGATGTCATCCACCCTGGTCAAGGTCGTACTGGCGGCCTGCGGCATCGTGCTCGGCTGTGCTGCCGCGTCTGGCCTGCCTCTCGATGCCGAATGCCTTCACCGCGCTCCGACTGCTAGCGATGAGCGACCGTGACAAGGACACCGAGATCCTGGTGCTCCGCCATCAAACTCGCGGTCCCGGAGCGTCAACTGCAAGGAGACAGAGTGCGGTTCGCCTGGCGATCTGCCCTTCGGAGAGATAGGGACGTCCGGGTACCCCGTAAAGGCGGACAGCTTCTGGCCTAGATGACGGTTAGCGTCAGGCGTATGCCGACACGCACCGTGAGCTGGTCCGGGGCGAACGCCCGCCGTATCGAGCGCCAGGGCCTGGCCGCACCGGCCCCCACCTCCCCGAACGCCATCCCTCTACTCTCCGGCGTCATGCTGGGCGCGCACGCCCAGGTGCTGTCGGCCGCCGAACTCTCCCTCGGGCTGCGCATCGAAGGGGCGACGCGCGCCGATGTGCGACGAGCACTGTGGGAAGAGCGGTCACTGGTCAAGACGTACGGCCCGCGCGGCACCGTACATCTGCTGGCCGCTGGGGACGTGCCGATGTGGACCGGCGCGCTCTCCGCGATCCCCGGCCGGGTCGGCCAGCTCTCCAAGGACATCCGGCTCACAGCGGCACAGACCGACGCAGTCGTAGGTGCCGCAGGAGAGGCCCTGTCCGGCGCAGAGTTGACCGCCGACGAGCTGACGGAAGCCATCATGGCGCGAACCGGGTCCTGGGCCGGTGACCTCGTCCTTCCCGCCTTCCAGGGTATGTGGCCGCGCTGGCGGCAGGCGATGCACACGGCGGCGCACCGCGGGGTGCTCGCGTTCGGGCCGAACCGCGGGCAGAAGGTGACGTACACGAACCCCGGCGCGGTCCCGATGGAGCAGAACGCGGCGCTCTTCGAGCTCGTGCGCCGCTATCTGTACGCGTACGGTCCGGCCACCTCGCAGCATTTCGCCAAGTGGCTTGCGGAACCGCGAGGTTGGGCGAGCGCATTCTTCGAAGAGCTGGCCCGGGGCGGGGAGGTCGAGGAGGTCGACTTCGAGGGAGTCGGGGAGGCGTGGGTGGCGGCGGGGGACACCGAGTTCCGCGGCTCGGGAGAACGAGCTGAAGGGGTGCGGCTCCTCCCCTACTTCGACGCCTTCGGGATCGCCTCGCAGCCGCGCGAACTGCTCTTCCCGGGAAGGGCCGCCGAGCGTGCGCTGGCGGGCGGCCAGGCCGGTAACTATCCGCTGCTGCTGGTGGACGGAACCGTGGCCGGGGTGTGGCACCAACGCCGTTCGGGAAAGCGCATCGCGGTCACCGTCGAGCCGCTGGAGAGGCTCACGGCCGGGCAGCTGAAGGAACTGGAACTGCAGACGGCACGTGTCGGCGACGTGGCGGAAGGGGCGGTGGAGTTGACCGTGGGAAAGGTGTCGGTAGGGCCGCACGCTTAGAACTCCCAACAGTATGAGGCTGGGCAACCGGGTTGTACCCGACGATCTGGGTGACCACCATGAGCCTTGGCGGTTGTGAGCGGGCCTGACAGAGGGTGCACGGTGGAACTGATCAACCTCTCGGATGGCGGCAATAGCTTCCGGCTGCGTGTGCTGGGGCGCCAGTCTCCGGGACTGCTGCATCTTCACGACCGGCTCGACGCGGAGGTCCTCGTCGCGAGCAGTTTCGTCAGTGGTCGACTGGCCATGACTCTTGTGCCATCCGACTTGGAGGACTGGTCGCGCGCTTTGGACCTGCTCGCTGCAGGAGCACGACGAGCGCGGTGACCGCGACCGGGGACAGCGTCGCCCTGAAGTAGCCCGACGGTGGGCCGGCACCGGAATGTCCGGTGCCGGCCCTGTGGGTGCCCGAAACTCGGGCACTGGTGCTGCTCCGGGGTTTGCGGTCGAGGTTGGGCAAGGCGGGACCCTGCCCCATGGCTCTGCGACTGCTGTACCCGGCCTTCTTGAAGGTCCTGGGATGGATGGCGTTGCCGACCGGGTCAGAGGCGTCGAAGAACGCGGAGGTTCTCGTGCTGCGGCACCAGCTCGGGCTGAGCGCTCATCGGATGACGGGGGTGTCGCGGCCGAACCAGTCCAGGCAGACGACCAGTTCGTCGTCGGAGGCGGCGGCATCACCGCGGTAGTCGGCCAGTTCACCGAGCACGGCGCGCGGCACCGCAGCGGCGGGAAGGAGGCTGGCTGCCTGGATGGCGCGTGCCAGCGCACGCTCGCCGTACTTCTCATCCGCCTGCCCTGCGGCGGCGTAGACCCCATCGCTCACGAAGATCATCCGGTCGCCGGGGAGTACCTCGAATACCTGGGCCGCGTAGGGGGTGTCATCGAACATGCCCAGGGGGAACTGCGCCTCGAAGGGGACACGCTCCACGACCTTGTCGCGCTGGCGCCACAGCTGGGGGGATCCTGCGTCGACCACCTGAACCTTCCCTGTGGCGAGTTCGAAGGACAGCAGCAGGGTGGATACGTATTGCGTGCCCCTGTGCTGGGCGTAGAGGGCCTGATCGGCGAGGGCTGCCTGATCGGCGATGCCGATTCCCGCGCGGCGCGCGTTGCGCAGTGCGTTGACGGCGAGGTTGGTGAGCAGGGAGGCTTGGATTCCCTCGCCCATGCCGTTGGTGATGCAGAGCGTCAGGGTCTCGGCGGTGGTGGCCCAGTCGAAGTTGTCGCCATGGATGGCGTAGGCCGGTTCCAACTGTGCTCCGACGGCGTATTCCTGGCGCGTGCAGGAGCGGCCGGGCAGGAGTTGCCACTGCATTTCGGCTGCAAGGGTGAGGCGGCTGGCCCGCCGGGCCTGGAGGTAGAGGTCGGTGTCCCGCTCGGCGACGACGATCTCGTGTCCCAAGAGCTCGGCGGCGTCCGTCAGGTCGTCGACGGCCTGGGGGGTGCATCTGTGTTTGGGTAGGCGCACGGTGAGGATGCCGAGTCTGTCGCCGCGTACGGTGACCGGCAGGTGCAGGTCGACTGCCCCGTCCTGTGCCGCGTACTGGCCGTAGGGCTCTTGGCTCCCGAACGCTCTTCCCTCAGGGCTGGCGTGCAGGGAAAGCGGCTCGTTGGTGTGGGGCAGGGCCGTGACCGGTTGCAGGACCGTGAGGCCGTAGTCGGCCATGAGGAGCTCCACACTGAGGGCTTCGTAGTGCTCGATCAGTGCGGCGCGTGCCGCATCGAGAAGAGCATGTGGGGCTGCGCTGCGCACGGCGCGTTCCACGGCCAGGAATCCGCTCACCGTTGGCCTGCTTTCGTCATGTCGGGATGTGCCGGACGAAGCAGCGTAGCGGTGTGTCTGGCCCTCTTTGGCCGGTGCCCTGGTGGTTTGCTCGGTCTCGCGGTGCCCGCTGGCGCCGCGCCAACACTTGACCAAAGGCAAGTGTTGCCATTTAGTAACTATTTGTTCAATGGTGGCTCGCTCGCATCATGGGCACAGCCTGTCGGCCGGGTTCCGCGCAGCAGCGGGACTCCCAACGAGGAGGGCCTCCCGTCCCGTCGAGGCCGTGGCCGGCTTTCGCCGCCACCGTTTGAGGGGCCAGTCCTGGCCACCAGAGGCGCCGGTCAGGCAATGAGTCTCGTCTCCCACTGTCGCCAGGTGGTCTGGTCCTGGCCGGGTCCGGGGAAGTGGACCTGGAGTCGGTAGAACCCTTGAGACTGGCACTGGCCGGAGCAGCGAACGATGGTGACCGGACGATGGTGGCAGATCTGTCGGCGGTCGTGTGCGCGCACGCCGCCATCATCAATGCGCTCCTGCCGGCCCGTCTTTCACTCGGGAGCCGGGTGCGCATCGCCGCGCTGTCCTGGCCTGTTCTGCGGCTGGTGCAGATTCTCGGCGTGGATCACGCCTTCGCTCTGCACGCCGGGCTCCAGGAGGCACTGCGTGACGGACCTGCCCCGGAGGGCGGCGTCAGCTCTTCGGCAGCTTGACCACGGTGACGAAGAAGTCATCGATCTGGCGGATGGCCAGGATGAACTGATCGAGGTCCACAGGCTTGGTCACATACGCGTTGGCGTGGAGTTTGTAGCTCCGCAGGATGTCCTCCTCGGCGGAGGAGGTGGTCAGGACGACCACGGGGATGTGATTGAGATCCGGGTCGGACTTGATTCGCTCCAAGACCTGGCGGCCGTCGTACTTGGGAAGGTTCAGGTCCAGCAGAATCAGGTCGGGCCGCGGCGCCCCGGCGTGCTCCCCACGCCGGTAGAGGAAGTCGAGCGCTTCCAGGCCGTCCCGCACCACATGGAGGGTGTTTCCGATCTTGTTGTCCTCGAATGCCTCCCGGGGCATGAGTTCGTCGCCCGCGTCGTCCTCGACGAGGAGCACCTCGATGGGCTGGGCCGGGGGCGTGGTCATCAGGCGATTCCTTCGGTGGTGAGTGTGTGGGATGAGTCGGCGTCCGTCGCCATCACACGAGGGATGGTGAGGACGAGGCGAGTGCCGTCCGTGTGAGACGTGTCCACCCCGATACGGCCGCCGCCGTGCTCGACGATCTTCCGGCACAAGGAGAGACCGATTCCGGTGCCGTCGTACGCGTCGCGGCTGTGCAAGCGCTGAAAGATGACAAAGACCTTCTCGGCGAACTCGGGCGCGATACCGATGCCGTTGTCGGTGACGGTGAACCGCAGGAAGCCGGGCTCGTCATCGTCCGCGACCTCCACAGTGATATGCGGGTCCCGGTCCGCGGCGCGGAACTTGATCGCGTTGCCCAGCAGGTTCTGCCACAGCATCGTGAGCAGCATGGGATCCCCCATCACCGCCGGCAGGTCGTCCGGGCGCTCGATGCGCACGTCGTGCTCCTCCACCGCAGCGGCCAGGTTACGCAACGCACGGTCGAAGACGGCGTTCTGGTCGACGGCTCCATAGGCGTCGTTGAGGCGCCCTACGCGGGAGAAGGTCAGCAGGTCGTTGATGAGGATCTGCATCCGCTTGGCGCCGTCGACCGCGAACGCGATGTACTGCAGGCCTCGTTCGTCGAGTTTCTCGCCGTACCGCCGCTCCAGGAGCTGGCAGAACGAAGCCACCTTGCGCAGTGGCTCCTGCAGATCGTGAGAGGCGACGTAGGCGAACTGCTCGAGTTCGGCGTTCGACCGGCGCAGCTCGACCGCCTGGGCGTCCATCTGTGTCGCCTGTTCGGCCAGCGCGGCCTCGCTGTGCCGGGCAGTGGTCAATTCGCCCACCACGCGCAGGCGCATGGCCTCCACCGCCTGTGACAGGGCGCGCAGATCGGCGGGCCCCCGCGCCGGGATGGGATGGCCGAAGTCTCCGTCCGCCACGTGTCGGGCAGCACTGCGTACGGCCTCCATCGGGCGTACGACGGTGACACGCAGGAGCACGGTCATGCCCGCCCCGGTCAGCACGAGGAGGACCAGGACCCCGAAGAAGGCGCGGTCGCGCTGGGAGCGTGTTTCCTCCAGGCGCAACTGGGCTTCGTTCTGGTCCTTGCCGAGCTGGGCGTGCAGGGCGGTCAGGCGCTCACGTACCTGGTCGAAGTCCTTCTTCCCCCGGGCGAGCGAGACGACCTTGCCGTTCGTCTCCTTGGCCTTGATGGCCGGCATGGCGAATTCCTCGCGCCATGTGCGTACGTCCGACTCGAGCGCGCTGAGAGCGGCGGAGCCATCGGTCCCCTCGGCGACCAGGGCCTCCAAGTCGTCCCGGGACCGGTCCTCGGCAGTGACGCCACGCCGGTAGGGCTCCAGCAGGGTTTTGTCCCCGGTCAGGAGGTAGCCGCGGACTCCGGTCTCCTGGTCCAGGAGAGCCGCTTGCAGCTGGAAGGCGTCCGTGCGGGCCGGAGCGATCGTGCCGACCAGCCGGTCCGTGGCGTCGGTCGTGCGCGACAACACGGTCGCCGAGACGCCGGCGGCCACCAGCGTCACGATGCCCATGACCGTGAGGACGAGCAGGAACCATGCCCTGACGGTGAGAACGCGGGGTGTGACGTCGGCCGCCAGGTCTTGCTTCTGTTCGGGTGTCATGTGGTGCTGTTCCATTCGACAAGCAGGACGGCGACATCGTCGGCAAGACCACCGCTTGACGCGGCAAGTGTTTCGGCGGCACGGATCACGGTGTCCACGAACAGGCCCGGCGGATGGTGTGCATGGGTTGCAGCGATCTCCAGGAGGCCGTCCTCCCCCAGACGTTCCGGCCCCTCCCCCACACGGCCTTCGATCAGACCGTCCGTGAACATCATGACCATGTCGTGCCCGGTGAGCTGCACGCGGGTCACCGGCCAGGCTGCCACCCCGGGCAGAATCCCCAGCATCGGGCCGCCCGGCACCTCCTCCAGACGCACGCCTCGCTCGCGCGAGCGCACCAGGAGCCCCGGGTGGCCCGCACGCACGACGTTCACCGCCGGCTCGCCGGCGGCCCGGGTCAGGCAGCTGAGGGTGGCGAAGACTTCCGGACGGGAGCGCTCGGCAACCAGGATCTGCTCCAGCAGTTCCAGCAGTTGCTGGTCTCGGGCTCCGGCCAGAACGAAGGAACGCCAGGCCACCCTCATGCAGACGCCCAACGCCGCTGCGTCGGGTCCATGTCCCGAGACGTCACCCACAAGGGCATGCGTGGTTCCGTCCGGCGTCTGGACGACATCGTAGAAGTCACCGCCGAGCAGGGCCTGTGCGCGCCCCGGCTGGTAGCGGGCATGGACCACGACGCTGTCGTCGAGCAGGAGGGGTCTTGGGAGCAACCCGCGCTCCAAGCGCGCGTTCTCCTCGGCTCGCAGCCTGCCCGCCTGCAGGGCGGCCGCGGCCTGCTCGGTGTGCTTACGCTGGATCGCGTAGCGGATGGCGCGCACGAACAGGTCAGGTTCCAGCCGCCCTTTGATCAGGTAGTCCTGGGCGCCGGCTGCGACCGCCGCAAGGCCTGCCTGTTCCTCGGCCAGACCGGTCAGGACCACCACGGCCGCATCGTCGGCCCGCTGCAGCACCTTCTCCAGGGCTTCCAGGCCTTGGGCGTCAGGCAGGTGCAAGTCGAGCAGGACGCAGTGCGGCATGTGCTCTTCGAGTTCAGCGAGGGCGTCGGCCAGCGACCTCGACCATCGCAGCCCCATGGGCACACCACTGTCGGCGACGAGTTCCTCGACAAGGAGGGCGTCCCCGTCGTCGTCCTCGATCAGCAGGACGTCGGGCTGGGCACCGTCCCACTGACTGGGGGCGCCCTGCATGCCGGTGAAGCTCGGCGGCACCAGGGCAGGGGCGGGTGCTGCGGGTGGGGAGGGCGCAGGGACGAGGGGGCCTCGGGCATTCAAGCCAGATACTGATTCAGGGCCGGTGCCCATGGCAGGGTGTCTCCTCTCACCATGGGCAGTGGGGGCCCATGGGGCCGCCCAAGCGCGTCCGCGAAGAGACTAAAACGATCAGTTGCCTTTTGGCAACTGTTGCGTATGGGTAGAGATCTCGACCTGGCGGCCCACTGATTCAGAGGACGGGCGCCAAACTCAGGCCGGGCGTGCGATCCGCAAGCGCGCCTCTTCCGGGAGGGCGGCGGCTTCACTGTCCTTCCGTGCCCCGGCCGCCCCATCGACGATCAACGCGGCCGCATCCCGGAACGCCGTCAGCCCCTGGGCGAGATACCCGAGCGCCTCCGGAGACATCGCGTCGAGTACGGGGCGCACTTCATCCGCCTCGCACTTGCGCACCTCCTCAAGGAGAGCTCGACCCTGCCTGCTCAGATAGAGCTCCAGCTCCCGGCGGCTCGTGACGCTGAGGCGCCGCTCCACCAGCCCGGCCGCCTCAAGGCGGTCACACAGACGGCTCGTGGCGGGTGGGGTCGACCCCAGAGCATCACCCAGTGCCCGGAGGTTGCTGCCCTCGATCCTTCCGATCGCGAGCAGCGCGCGCATCTGCGACGCGGAGACGGGTCCGGACGGCATCCTGCCGTGGGCCCTGCCGCGAAGAACGCCGAGCAGTCCTGTCACCTCGGCGGCGATGTCCGCTGCTTCTGAGGGGGGCATAGGGCTTGGGCGCATCATCTCACTCTGCCACCTTCGAGGAAGCACTGTCAGTACTCGGCCTTCCACGCTCAGCCGTGATCTACGAGGATAGGTCGTCGACGAGCCTGCCGACCGCAGTCTGGTGAGCGTGCGGCTCATCGAGCGGGAGACCCGCGTCCACGAGACGTCGCGCACCTCGCCGATCCGGATCCGGGCCATCTCCCGTCAGCCTCTGACGGAAGATGGCCCGGATCCACGCGCTGAAGTGCCTTGACATCCGCAAGCCGCACGACGTGGCACTGGTGCCGGCGGCGCTGCAAGCCCGCTGAGCGCGCGGACCGGCTCGGGTCAGCTCCCGAGCCCCGATTCCAGGAGCCGCCCCACCGGCTTGCGTACGGCGAACAGGACCAGACCGATGCCGATGCCGCACACGGCGGTGACGGTGAAGTACGAGGCGTTGTCGATCACGGTGAACAGCTGCCCGAGGAGCCCCGCGAGCGACGAACCCAGCGCCAGCGTGAGGAAGTTCAGGCCGACCATCTGCGAACGGAACTTCTCCGGCCCGATCCGGGTGGCCAGCGACAGGCCGATCGGCCCGATGAACACCTCCGAAGAACCGGCGGCCATCATGAACAGCAGGATGAGAAACAGCGGGATCACCGCGTCGCCGGTTGCCTCGGAGATGATCAGCAGGAAGAGATAGGCGCAGCCGATCTGGGTCAGTCCGATGGCGACCTTGGTCACCGGGCCCGGCTGGCGCTCCCCGAGGCGCTTCCACACCCGGGCGACGAGCGGCGTGATGAGAACCGCCGCCAGGGGGCTGACGGTGGTGATCCAGGCGACGGGGAACTTCCAGCCGCCGATGTGCAGATCGATCCGCTCGGTGATCAGGATCGAGATGGCCGTGAACTTCTGGAACAGGAAACCGAAGTAGACACCCGAGGCGAGGAACAGCGGCAGATAGCCGAGGATGCGCCGGCGCTCGTCGCGGGTGACCGACGACGATGTCGTCATCGTGAGGAAGTACGCGGCCGCGGCCACCAGCGCGGTGATCGTGACCACGGTGGACAGGTTCCCCGCCTGGAGCAGTCCGGTGGCGCCGGCGCCGCCCACGACCGCGACGCAGGCGAGGACCAGAGCGGCGACGAGCGGCCGACGCCCCGTCGACAGTGGATTGTTGACGATCTTTGCGCGCTCCGGGAGCCGGTTCATCGACACGACGTACTGGATGAGCGCCCCGGCCATACCGATGGCCGCGAGCCCGAATCCGAAGTGGAAACCGAGCTCGTTCTGGGCGAGCCCGGTGGTGAGCGGGCCGACCACCGCGCCGATGTTGATAGCCATGTAGAAGTACGAGAATCCGGCGTCCCGGTAGCGCTCGTCCGTGTGCTGGTCGAGAACGAAGCCGACGATCGACGTGATGTTCGTCTTGAGCGCTCCGGTGCCGAGCACGATGAGGACGAGGCCGGCGCCGAGGCCCGAGAGGCCGGGCGCGAAGGCGAGCACGACATGCCCCGCGGTGATGACGACGGCCCCGTACAGGACCATCTTCTGCGGGCTGACGAGCCGGTCGCCGAGCCAGGCGCCGAGGATCTGCGACAGATAGACGGCGCCGCCGTACCCGCCGACGATGCCGGAGGCGAGCGCCGGATCGAGGGCGAGGCCGCCCTCCCCGATCTCGTACAGCAGATAGAACGAGAGGATGCCTTGGAGTCCGTAGAACGAATAGCGCTCCCACAGTTCCGTGAAGGCCATGCTCCACAGGCCGCGCCGGAAGTCTCCCGCGGGCGGTGTCGTGGCAGACGTCGCGGACGGCTTCTGCGAGACCGGCGTCGTGGTCGGTGTCGTTCGGGTTCTCATTCGCTGAGTCCTGCCAGTCGGGAGCCGAAACGGGCGATGAGCGAGGTGTTCTGTGAGTGCCGCCTCTCCTCCCAGCGGTCGGCGACACCGAACAGCCGGTACATGCCGTGGACGCCGATCCAGCGCAGGGGTTCGGGCTCCCAGCGTCCCGAGTCGTGGTCGTTCCACGGCAGCCGGGTCAGCTCGGTGTCCCGGCCCGCCGCCCGGTCGAGCAGTGTGCGGGCGGCGAGCTGCGTAGCGGTCACGCCGTGCCCGGCGAACCCGCGGACGACGCCGACGCGGGTGGCGGGATCGAAGTAGACGCCGGCGCACCAGTCACGGGTCACGCCGATGGCGCCCCGCCAGGCGTGCTCGACCGTGAACTGCACGTCGGGGAAGAAGAATGCGAGCCGCTCCGCGAGGGTGCGCACGGTGCGGGCGTCGACGGCGCCGGCTCCCGGGGTACCGGAGTTGAAGGCATACGGCGTACCGCGGCCGCCGATGGCGATGCGGTCGTCGGCGGTGCGCTGGGCGTAGACGAAGGTGTGGGCGGCGTCGCCCAGGCATTCGCGCTCCTGCCAGCCGATGCGCTCCCACGCCTCCGCGGACAGCTGATTGGTCACGATCATCGAGGAGTTGACGGGAATCACGTCCCGCCTGCCGAGCCCGGGGACATCGCCCTCGACCTGGCCGGAGTACGCCTCCACGCAGGTCAGCACGGTCTTGGCGCGCACGGTCCCACGCGAGGTGGCGACGGCGCCCGCCGCGATGCGCGAGGCCCGCGTGTTCTCACAGATCCGGACCCCCTTGGCCTCGACGACCGCCGCGAGGCCGTGGACCAGCTTGGCGGGGTCGACGCGGGCGGTGGTACGGGTGAGGAGGCCGCCGAGCGCGGGCCCGATGGCGATGCGCCGCCTGACGGCGTCGGCGTCAAGGAGTTCGAGGTCCTCAGCCCGGTATCCGGCGGCGAGATCCGCGGCGTAAGTTCCTTCAAGCCGCTTCAGAGCAGCCGGAGTTGTGGCCACCCGCAGATGCCCGCCGCGCCGCTGGTCGGCCTGGATGCCCTCCTTGTCGAGGATGCTCAGCGTGTCATCGACAGCGCCATCCATCTCCCGCTGGAACGCGGCGATCGCGGCGGCACCGTCCTCCCCACGCCGGCGCGCGCACTTGGCGTACACGGCACGGTTGCCGGGGATGAGCGGGGAGAGCCAGCCGCCGTTGCGCCCGGAGGCCCCGTAGCCGACCTCCTCGGCCTCGATCACGGTGATCTTCGCCGTCGGCTGCTGAAGGATCGCGTGGTAGGCCGCCCAGAGCCCGGTCAGGCCACCGCCGACGACCACGAGGTCCTGCTCCTCGTCGGGCAGCGCGGCGTCCCGGCGCGCGGTCGGGCCCGAGAGCTCGTCCGTGGCGGCGCGGGACGCCTGTATCCAATGCGATATCTCACCGTTGCGGTACACGGTCATGCGACAACTCCAGCTGGACGCAAGGGGATTGGGGCGTCCGGGACGCGGTGACGGGAATCAGAAAGTGGCGGCACTCAGAAGGATGGGGGGAGCTCAGAAGGTGCGGGACGCTCAGTAGGTGGGGGGCGCCATCGCCCACAAAACCCTGGCCTCGTCCACGCCCGTCGTCTCGACGACGCGGTGCGGATCACTGCTGAGGTAATGCACCGAGTCGAGGGCACTCAGCCGGTGGTGCTGGTCGCGGACCCACACCTCCACCTCACCGGACAGCACGAGAAGGATCTCCTCGGAGCTGCCGTGGGTGTACGGCTCCACACCGGTGGAGCCGCCCGGGGCGAAGTGGCCGAGGAGCACTTCGAGGTGGTCGAAGGAGCCGGGGGTCAGCTTGATCTTCGTGGCGCCGTCGCCGAACGACATGCCGTGCGCGTCACGGAACCGCAGCACCGGGCTCGCGGCCGAGCCCGCCTGCTCGAAGAGGTCGCCGACGCTCAACTTCAGTACGTCACACAGCCGTTGCAGTGTGCGCACGCTCGCGTTGACCTGGTCGCGCTCGACCTGCGAGAGATACCCCTCGGTCAGCCCGGCCTGCTCCGCCACGGCTTTGA encodes the following:
- a CDS encoding winged helix DNA-binding domain-containing protein codes for the protein MPTRTVSWSGANARRIERQGLAAPAPTSPNAIPLLSGVMLGAHAQVLSAAELSLGLRIEGATRADVRRALWEERSLVKTYGPRGTVHLLAAGDVPMWTGALSAIPGRVGQLSKDIRLTAAQTDAVVGAAGEALSGAELTADELTEAIMARTGSWAGDLVLPAFQGMWPRWRQAMHTAAHRGVLAFGPNRGQKVTYTNPGAVPMEQNAALFELVRRYLYAYGPATSQHFAKWLAEPRGWASAFFEELARGGEVEEVDFEGVGEAWVAAGDTEFRGSGERAEGVRLLPYFDAFGIASQPRELLFPGRAAERALAGGQAGNYPLLLVDGTVAGVWHQRRSGKRIAVTVEPLERLTAGQLKELELQTARVGDVAEGAVELTVGKVSVGPHA
- a CDS encoding PPOX class F420-dependent oxidoreductase → MTLPSELTEVLGGPALCFLTTLMPDGSPQITQTWVDSDGDHVVINTVTTHQKMKNIHRDPRVAVAIADPAEPSRYWAIRGRVISSTTEGAEAHIDKVAHKYLGGPYPWFGGRDQERVMLTISADKVHSPRG
- a CDS encoding response regulator; the encoded protein is MTTPPAQPIEVLLVEDDAGDELMPREAFEDNKIGNTLHVVRDGLEALDFLYRRGEHAGAPRPDLILLDLNLPKYDGRQVLERIKSDPDLNHIPVVVLTTSSAEEDILRSYKLHANAYVTKPVDLDQFILAIRQIDDFFVTVVKLPKS
- a CDS encoding DUF5959 family protein, whose translation is MELINLSDGGNSFRLRVLGRQSPGLLHLHDRLDAEVLVASSFVSGRLAMTLVPSDLEDWSRALDLLAAGARRAR
- a CDS encoding STAS domain-containing protein; its protein translation is MVLAGSGEVDLESVEPLRLALAGAANDGDRTMVADLSAVVCAHAAIINALLPARLSLGSRVRIAALSWPVLRLVQILGVDHAFALHAGLQEALRDGPAPEGGVSSSAA
- a CDS encoding PP2C family protein-serine/threonine phosphatase, with the protein product MSGFLAVERAVRSAAPHALLDAARAALIEHYEALSVELLMADYGLTVLQPVTALPHTNEPLSLHASPEGRAFGSQEPYGQYAAQDGAVDLHLPVTVRGDRLGILTVRLPKHRCTPQAVDDLTDAAELLGHEIVVAERDTDLYLQARRASRLTLAAEMQWQLLPGRSCTRQEYAVGAQLEPAYAIHGDNFDWATTAETLTLCITNGMGEGIQASLLTNLAVNALRNARRAGIGIADQAALADQALYAQHRGTQYVSTLLLSFELATGKVQVVDAGSPQLWRQRDKVVERVPFEAQFPLGMFDDTPYAAQVFEVLPGDRMIFVSDGVYAAAGQADEKYGERALARAIQAASLLPAAAVPRAVLGELADYRGDAAASDDELVVCLDWFGRDTPVIR
- a CDS encoding MarR family winged helix-turn-helix transcriptional regulator, with translation MTTGDTGVASAEEAGAGLGNQIVRFTRLVAARRSQAKLEQGAGERVLLARLLRDGEQRATDLAAETFLDLSTVSRQVRSMVERGLIERRPDPEDRRGTLLYATESGRAVYEKYRQQRDAQLAELLDPWPPEDRYQLIRLMTRLNDDLVAHQHERHGDGTQSEAGAQQGASKHE